A genomic window from Gemmatimonadaceae bacterium includes:
- a CDS encoding HAMP domain-containing histidine kinase has product MRRNSRPLLVILAISLGLTGFLAYRAWDAAHRRRWDAVQTLREYAGFAAWEIAISVKEQLYAQFVWMFSPVNPAAPLPAGARLPGAEVLVSTLKPSYRCDPDSDASVFRVDLRSGRLETAGPPFTPAFAAWIKDTVMAYAPTGHGRDFTYSALSGSVSGERRSIILTVKWDEAGNQLAAYGAEFCLARIARPIYEKIISVGHVLPPNITRGLPNDSIFSVVVRDAAGGLVAESRRHYASDYVAGHLLDAFGGVDTRVTLRPDIAEVVYPEGLPRSNLPLVVASLTLALALVLGGAMLLRREDELQRLRTDFIASVSHELRTPLAQLRMFAETLLLGRVRNDAERTRSLEIIDQEARRLSHLVENILQFSRAERQAVVLSRAEQPLAPLLRETVEVFQPVARARQVSVTSALAEDAIAKVDPAALRQIVLNLLDNAVKYGPAGQAVHVALKCVGDAVRVSVEDEGPGIPASDRVRIWKAFQRLERDVNSAVAGSGIGLAVVCELVLAHEGRAWIETPESGRGARFVVELPRRGAAA; this is encoded by the coding sequence ATGCGCCGCAACTCGCGCCCCCTGCTTGTCATCCTCGCCATCAGCCTCGGGCTGACCGGGTTCCTCGCCTACCGGGCCTGGGACGCCGCACACCGCCGGCGCTGGGACGCCGTCCAGACGCTGCGCGAGTATGCCGGCTTCGCGGCCTGGGAGATTGCGATTTCCGTCAAGGAGCAGTTGTACGCGCAGTTCGTCTGGATGTTCTCCCCGGTCAACCCCGCGGCGCCGCTGCCGGCGGGCGCCCGGCTGCCGGGGGCCGAGGTCTTGGTCAGCACGCTCAAGCCCAGTTACCGCTGCGACCCGGACAGCGACGCGTCGGTCTTCCGCGTGGACCTTCGCTCGGGTCGGCTCGAGACCGCCGGTCCCCCGTTCACGCCGGCCTTTGCCGCGTGGATCAAGGACACGGTGATGGCCTACGCTCCGACCGGCCACGGTCGGGATTTCACCTACTCCGCGCTCAGCGGAAGCGTCAGCGGGGAGCGGCGCAGCATCATCCTGACCGTCAAGTGGGACGAGGCTGGCAACCAGCTCGCGGCCTACGGCGCGGAATTCTGCCTCGCGCGCATCGCTCGGCCGATCTACGAGAAGATCATCTCGGTGGGCCACGTGCTGCCGCCCAACATCACGCGGGGCCTGCCGAACGACTCGATCTTCAGCGTCGTCGTCCGCGACGCGGCCGGCGGCCTGGTGGCGGAGTCACGCCGCCACTACGCGAGCGACTACGTGGCCGGCCACCTCCTCGATGCCTTCGGCGGCGTCGACACGCGGGTGACGCTGCGCCCGGACATCGCCGAAGTGGTGTACCCCGAAGGGCTCCCGCGCTCCAACCTCCCGCTGGTCGTCGCCTCCCTCACGCTGGCGCTGGCCCTCGTGCTGGGCGGTGCGATGCTCCTACGTCGCGAAGACGAACTGCAACGGCTACGCACGGACTTCATCGCCTCCGTCTCCCACGAACTCCGCACGCCGCTGGCCCAGTTGCGGATGTTCGCCGAGACGCTGTTGCTCGGCCGCGTCCGCAACGACGCCGAACGGACACGCTCGCTCGAGATCATCGACCAAGAGGCGCGTCGGCTCTCGCATCTGGTGGAGAACATCCTGCAGTTCTCGCGCGCCGAGCGGCAGGCCGTCGTGCTCTCGCGCGCGGAGCAGCCGCTGGCGCCGCTCCTGCGCGAGACGGTGGAGGTCTTCCAGCCCGTGGCGCGCGCCCGTCAGGTGAGCGTCACGTCGGCCCTCGCCGAGGACGCCATCGCCAAGGTAGACCCCGCAGCGCTGCGACAGATCGTGCTGAATCTCCTCGACAATGCGGTGAAGTACGGCCCTGCCGGCCAAGCCGTCCACGTCGCCCTGAAGTGCGTAGGCGACGCGGTGCGCGTCAGCGTCGAAGATGAGGGCCCGGGCATCCCGGCCTCGGATCGCGTGCGCATCTGGAAGGCCTTCCAGCGCCTCGAGCGCGACGTCAACTCCGCCGTCGCCGGCTCCGGCATCGGCCTCGCAGTGGTCTGCGAGCTCGTGCTTGCGCACGAGGGCCGCGCCTGGATCGAGACACCGGAGTCCGGACGCGGCGCGCGCTTCGTCGTCGAACTGCCTCGTCGCGGAGCGGCCGCGTGA
- a CDS encoding bifunctional (p)ppGpp synthetase/guanosine-3',5'-bis(diphosphate) 3'-pyrophosphohydrolase: protein MTTPVLSDIIPGWDLAADAASARLDADLLARAYRFSEKAHAGQTRRNGDPYVTHCVEVAKILAELQLDSITVASGLIHDVVEDTAYSVEDVEREFGREVAQIVDGLTKIGHLPLASREERQVESYRKLLLSVAKDVRVILVKLADRLHNMRTLEWMPEEKRQRIAMETRDLYAPMAHRFGLNSLKAELEDLAFKWLEPDEYRALAKMVAQTRADRDALTAEMAEPLERRLREAGVVVYEVSGRPKHLWSIQKKMEKRAKPYGEIYDLYAIRVLVENIPECYHALGVIHGAWTPLQERIKDYIASPKSNGYQSLHTTVFGPRGTLFEIQIRTREMHRTAEYGIAAHWVYKGDAKGGKDLDRHLAWFRQVLELQLDAETPDQFLEFLKLDLYQDEIFVFTPGGDVIQLPKGATPIDFAFAVHTQLGLHTQGARVNGRIVPLSRELRNSETVEVIRSPNARPSRDWLAHVRTGRARHKIRQWLRNEEQKTFITVGQEILERELRRRKHAKLTEPELQRGAEALKLNGPDHIHASIGSGDITVTQLLKAIYPDLDESESTAIKPSPIERLIDRMRGPRHSKGLRIQGADGLLVRYAQCCQPVPGDSVVGYVTRGRGVSIHRHDCPNLLFLVHEPERRLEIDWQETAGERFVVRLAIEGSDRRGLYADLAAAVSGTGTDIRSLELRTTDGRVSGSAIVEVENLAHLERIIKAARRVKGVSEVARRERLSADED from the coding sequence GTGACCACCCCCGTCCTCTCCGACATCATCCCCGGCTGGGACCTGGCTGCCGACGCGGCGTCAGCGCGCTTGGACGCGGACCTGTTGGCCAGGGCGTACCGCTTTTCGGAGAAGGCACACGCGGGGCAGACGCGGCGCAACGGCGACCCCTACGTCACGCACTGCGTCGAGGTGGCCAAGATCCTCGCCGAGCTGCAACTCGATTCCATCACCGTCGCCAGCGGGCTGATCCACGACGTGGTGGAGGACACGGCGTACTCGGTTGAGGATGTGGAGCGTGAGTTCGGGCGCGAGGTGGCGCAGATCGTGGACGGCCTCACGAAGATCGGCCACCTCCCGCTGGCCTCGCGCGAAGAGCGGCAGGTGGAGAGCTACCGCAAGCTGCTGCTCTCGGTGGCCAAGGACGTGCGCGTGATCCTCGTGAAGCTGGCGGACCGGCTGCACAATATGCGTACGCTGGAATGGATGCCGGAGGAGAAGCGGCAGCGCATCGCGATGGAGACGCGCGACCTCTACGCGCCGATGGCGCACCGCTTCGGCCTCAACTCGCTGAAGGCGGAACTCGAGGACCTGGCCTTCAAGTGGCTGGAGCCCGACGAGTACCGGGCGCTGGCGAAGATGGTGGCGCAGACGCGGGCCGACCGCGATGCGCTGACGGCTGAGATGGCCGAGCCGCTGGAGCGGCGGCTGCGCGAGGCGGGCGTGGTCGTGTACGAGGTCAGCGGCCGCCCCAAGCATCTCTGGTCCATCCAGAAGAAGATGGAGAAGCGCGCGAAGCCGTACGGGGAGATCTACGACCTCTACGCCATCCGCGTGCTGGTGGAAAACATCCCCGAGTGCTACCACGCGCTGGGCGTGATCCACGGGGCGTGGACGCCGCTGCAGGAGCGTATCAAGGACTACATCGCCTCGCCGAAGAGCAACGGCTACCAGTCATTGCACACGACGGTGTTCGGCCCGCGCGGCACGCTGTTCGAGATCCAGATCCGCACTCGCGAGATGCACCGCACGGCGGAGTACGGCATCGCGGCGCACTGGGTGTACAAGGGCGATGCCAAGGGCGGCAAGGACCTGGATCGCCACCTGGCCTGGTTCCGGCAGGTGCTGGAACTGCAGCTCGACGCCGAGACGCCGGACCAGTTCCTCGAGTTCCTCAAGCTCGACCTGTACCAGGACGAGATCTTCGTCTTCACGCCCGGCGGCGACGTGATCCAGCTGCCGAAGGGCGCGACGCCAATCGACTTCGCCTTCGCGGTGCACACGCAGCTGGGCCTGCACACGCAGGGGGCGCGGGTGAACGGGCGCATCGTGCCGCTCTCGCGCGAGCTGCGGAACTCGGAGACAGTGGAGGTCATCCGCTCGCCCAACGCGCGGCCCAGCCGCGACTGGCTGGCGCACGTGCGCACCGGCCGCGCGCGGCACAAGATCCGCCAGTGGCTGCGCAACGAGGAGCAGAAGACCTTCATCACGGTGGGGCAGGAGATCCTCGAGCGCGAGCTGCGCCGCCGGAAGCACGCCAAGCTGACGGAACCCGAGCTGCAGCGCGGCGCCGAGGCGCTCAAGCTCAACGGGCCGGACCACATCCACGCGAGCATCGGATCCGGCGACATCACGGTCACGCAACTGCTGAAGGCGATCTATCCGGACCTGGACGAGTCCGAGTCGACGGCGATCAAGCCCAGCCCCATCGAGCGGCTAATCGACCGGATGCGCGGCCCGCGGCATTCCAAGGGCCTGCGCATCCAGGGCGCCGACGGCCTGCTGGTGCGCTACGCCCAGTGCTGCCAGCCGGTGCCGGGCGACTCGGTGGTCGGCTACGTGACCCGCGGGCGCGGCGTGAGCATCCATCGGCACGACTGCCCGAACCTACTCTTCCTCGTGCACGAGCCCGAGCGCCGGCTCGAGATCGACTGGCAGGAGACGGCGGGAGAGCGCTTCGTCGTGCGGCTGGCGATCGAAGGCAGCGACCGCCGCGGACTCTACGCCGACCTCGCGGCGGCCGTCAGCGGCACGGGCACGGACATCCGCTCGCTGGAACTGCGGACCA
- a CDS encoding response regulator transcription factor: MRGRVLIVEDNPDLAFGLRNNLEIEGYDVRVAEDGPSGVQHILQWKPDLVILDLMLPGMDGYRVLRTVRDAGFRAPVLMLTARGQESDKVLGLRSGADDYVTKPFGVLELMARVEALLRRAQLGQLPGIDGFGDVKVDRAARAVTRAGRAVALAPMEYELLIALLDRAGTVVSRNDLMRQVWGYDASIVSRTVDTHVMELRRKLEAHPGEPRHIITVRKAGYRLAL, translated from the coding sequence GTGAGAGGTCGGGTGTTGATCGTCGAAGACAATCCGGACCTCGCCTTCGGCCTGCGCAATAACCTCGAGATCGAAGGCTACGACGTGCGCGTCGCCGAGGACGGGCCGAGCGGCGTCCAACACATCCTCCAGTGGAAACCCGATCTGGTCATCCTCGACCTGATGCTCCCCGGGATGGACGGCTACCGCGTGCTGCGTACCGTCCGCGACGCCGGCTTCCGTGCCCCGGTACTGATGCTCACGGCCCGTGGCCAGGAATCCGACAAAGTGCTCGGCCTGCGCTCCGGCGCCGATGACTACGTCACCAAGCCCTTCGGCGTGCTCGAGCTGATGGCCCGCGTCGAGGCCCTGCTGCGGCGTGCGCAACTCGGCCAGCTTCCCGGCATCGACGGCTTCGGTGACGTGAAGGTCGACCGCGCCGCCCGCGCCGTCACACGCGCCGGCAGGGCGGTGGCGCTGGCGCCGATGGAGTACGAGCTGCTCATCGCGCTACTCGACCGCGCGGGCACGGTGGTCTCGCGCAATGACCTGATGCGCCAAGTCTGGGGCTACGATGCCAGCATCGTCTCGCGCACGGTGGACACACACGTGATGGAACTGCGCCGCAAGCTGGAAGCGCATCCCGGCGAGCCACGACACATCATCACGGTGCGGAAAGCCGGATACCGCCTCGCGCTGTAG
- a CDS encoding carbohydrate binding family 9 domain-containing protein yields MQKPSVLAVSALSMQLVLSVALHAQSPTLVSASAADRDLRRAAASAASPIEGRSTAARRRANPVRIDGVLDAAEWETAAVATNFVQSSPQPGAAATQPTRAMVLFDDQALYVALRMDDSAPDSIIAPLARRDFNGYSDWVHVIIDSYQDRRTAFRFGLNPAGVKRDSYISGDNEFSEDLGWDAVWDGAARRDASGWTAEFRIPLSQLRFDASRETSEWGIQFARDLARRAERSSWTLVTPALGGFVSRFGTLTGIEPPSRMRRVELMPFTLSSLTHAPAQPGNPFFRQDRVARSVGADVRLGVTNDLTLSASILPDFGQVEADPGLVNLSGIEVAFAERRPFFVEGGDLFQQDISTQSWIAGRDQLFYSRRIGRSPQGSLPGNAAHGERVDATRLLGALKLSGKTRDGWAIGALSALTEETRVQFVDGAGGPGSSVIEPMTHYGVLRLARDVSGGEGTVGLFATSTHRRLDGTPLTSLRSGALVGGVTMRRRFAGARWQVEGAFVGSEVRGTATAITATQRSITRLYQRSDARHLAVDSSATSLVGLAANVSIAKTAGGNFRAGLGSSLKTPGFEANDLGLMARADMLHTGGWLGYESVQQTPRTRTRSLWFNSWYQVTTAGENTLRGARLFGRTQFQSFRTLTAEYGLDGSALATHMLRGGPALLIPTRQSLFVRYASDPRKRASFGVGHFYLRASGADGYVHNVTPDVTLRPSPRAEITLGTLIARNRLPWQFIGNATSADGAQRSVVGDLQQRQLSLTSRVNFSFTPNVSLQLYAQPFVAAGRIAAFDEVVAPRASTWADRLRRYPASEVQRNADGRVTLGSGSSAVTVTDPSFGRAQFRGNAVLRWEYRPSSTLFLVWTQARDHDGDPTQQGLSPHGSGLLGSTGTNVVTVKWTHWIGR; encoded by the coding sequence GTGCAGAAACCCTCCGTTCTCGCCGTCAGCGCCCTCTCGATGCAGCTCGTCCTCTCGGTCGCGCTCCACGCACAATCGCCGACGCTCGTAAGTGCCAGCGCGGCGGATCGCGACCTGCGTCGCGCGGCAGCCAGCGCGGCGAGCCCCATCGAAGGGCGCAGCACCGCGGCACGCCGACGCGCCAACCCGGTCCGCATCGACGGCGTCCTCGACGCCGCCGAGTGGGAGACGGCCGCCGTCGCCACGAACTTCGTGCAGTCGTCGCCGCAGCCCGGGGCCGCCGCGACCCAACCAACTCGCGCGATGGTGCTCTTCGACGATCAGGCACTCTACGTCGCGCTGAGGATGGACGATAGCGCGCCCGACTCCATCATCGCCCCGCTCGCCCGCCGTGACTTCAACGGCTACTCCGACTGGGTGCACGTCATCATCGATTCGTATCAGGATCGACGGACGGCATTCCGCTTCGGGCTCAACCCGGCCGGCGTGAAGCGCGACTCCTACATCTCCGGCGACAACGAGTTCAGCGAGGACCTCGGGTGGGATGCCGTGTGGGATGGCGCCGCGCGCCGTGACGCGAGCGGGTGGACGGCCGAGTTCCGCATCCCGCTCTCGCAACTGCGCTTCGACGCAAGCCGCGAAACGAGTGAATGGGGCATCCAGTTCGCCCGCGACCTCGCGCGCCGCGCCGAGCGCTCGTCGTGGACGCTCGTCACGCCGGCACTCGGCGGCTTCGTGTCCCGGTTCGGCACGCTCACCGGCATCGAACCACCGTCGCGGATGCGCCGCGTGGAGCTGATGCCGTTCACGCTCAGCTCGCTGACCCACGCGCCTGCCCAGCCCGGCAACCCATTCTTCCGGCAGGATCGCGTCGCGCGCAGCGTGGGCGCCGACGTAAGGCTCGGCGTCACCAACGATCTCACGCTCTCGGCGTCCATCCTCCCGGACTTCGGCCAGGTGGAGGCGGATCCGGGGCTCGTGAACCTCAGCGGCATCGAGGTCGCCTTCGCCGAACGCCGTCCGTTCTTTGTCGAGGGCGGCGACCTCTTCCAGCAGGACATTTCCACGCAGAGCTGGATCGCCGGCCGCGATCAACTGTTCTACTCGCGTCGCATCGGGCGCAGCCCCCAGGGCAGCCTGCCGGGCAACGCCGCCCACGGCGAGCGCGTGGATGCCACGCGACTGCTCGGCGCGCTCAAGCTCTCGGGCAAGACGCGGGATGGCTGGGCCATCGGGGCACTCTCGGCGCTCACCGAGGAAACGCGCGTGCAGTTCGTCGATGGCGCAGGCGGGCCGGGCAGCAGCGTCATCGAACCGATGACGCATTACGGCGTGCTGCGACTCGCGCGTGACGTCAGCGGCGGCGAAGGCACCGTCGGCCTCTTCGCGACGTCCACACACCGGCGACTCGACGGGACGCCGCTCACCTCGTTGCGTAGCGGGGCGCTCGTGGGGGGCGTCACGATGCGCCGACGCTTCGCGGGCGCACGCTGGCAGGTGGAAGGCGCGTTCGTGGGGAGCGAGGTGCGCGGCACCGCGACCGCCATCACCGCGACACAACGCAGCATCACCCGCCTGTACCAGCGCTCAGACGCGCGGCATTTAGCCGTGGACTCGTCCGCGACTTCGCTCGTCGGGCTCGCAGCGAACGTCTCCATCGCCAAGACCGCCGGCGGCAACTTCCGGGCCGGACTCGGCTCCTCGCTCAAGACGCCGGGCTTCGAGGCCAACGACCTCGGCCTGATGGCGCGGGCGGATATGCTCCACACGGGAGGATGGCTCGGCTACGAATCCGTACAACAGACCCCCCGAACGCGGACGCGCTCGCTGTGGTTCAACTCGTGGTACCAGGTCACCACGGCCGGCGAGAACACGCTGCGCGGGGCGAGGCTCTTCGGGCGCACGCAGTTCCAGAGCTTCCGCACGCTCACCGCGGAGTACGGACTCGACGGCTCGGCGTTGGCCACGCATATGCTGCGCGGCGGACCCGCGTTGCTCATCCCCACCCGTCAGTCGCTGTTCGTCCGCTATGCCAGCGACCCGCGCAAACGCGCGAGCTTCGGGGTGGGCCACTTCTACCTGCGGGCCAGCGGCGCCGACGGATACGTGCACAACGTTACGCCCGACGTCACCCTCCGTCCGTCCCCCCGCGCGGAGATCACGCTTGGGACGCTCATCGCCCGCAATCGCCTGCCTTGGCAATTCATCGGCAACGCGACCTCCGCCGATGGCGCCCAGCGCTCCGTCGTCGGCGACCTGCAGCAGCGGCAACTGTCGTTGACCTCCCGCGTGAACTTCTCGTTCACGCCCAACGTCTCGCTGCAGCTCTACGCGCAGCCCTTCGTCGCCGCGGGACGCATCGCCGCGTTCGACGAAGTCGTCGCGCCGCGTGCGAGTACCTGGGCTGACCGCCTGCGCCGCTACCCTGCATCCGAGGTGCAGCGCAACGCCGACGGGCGCGTCACACTCGGCAGCGGCAGCTCCGCCGTCACGGTCACCGATCCCAGCTTTGGCCGCGCCCAGTTCCGCGGCAACGCCGTACTGCGCTGGGAGTACCGGCCCAGCTCAACGCTCTTCCTGGTCTGGACCCAGGCCCGCGACCACGACGGCGACCCGACGCAGCAGGGTCTCTCTCCGCACGGCAGTGGACTGCTCGGCAGCACCGGGACGAATGTGGTGACGGTGAAGTGGACGCACTGGATCGGGAGATGA